The proteins below are encoded in one region of Peptoniphilus sp. GNH:
- a CDS encoding class IV adenylate cyclase produces MEREIEVKILNTELEKIEDKIKKDALFLLEEEQVNILIESQNYKDYRKYGDLRIRHTRDTNTREEKNYLTFKERLSTEGARESLEHTTEISDIDECLKILALLGYEDVKYLKKHRKSYIYKGLRFDLDRWEDGLAYCEIEGSSRNEIEKILDELEIDKNNISTKSIRELKREEENKK; encoded by the coding sequence ATGGAAAGAGAAATAGAAGTAAAAATACTAAATACCGAGCTTGAAAAAATAGAAGATAAAATAAAAAAAGACGCACTATTTTTGCTAGAAGAAGAACAAGTAAACATTTTAATAGAATCACAAAACTACAAGGACTATCGAAAATATGGAGATTTGAGAATAAGACATACAAGAGATACAAATACAAGAGAAGAAAAAAATTATTTGACCTTCAAAGAAAGGCTATCGACAGAGGGAGCAAGAGAAAGCCTCGAGCATACCACAGAGATAAGCGACATAGATGAGTGCCTAAAAATACTAGCCCTCTTAGGTTACGAGGATGTCAAATACTTAAAAAAACATAGAAAATCATACATCTACAAGGGTCTTAGATTTGATTTGGACAGATGGGAAGATGGACTTGCATATTGTGAGATAGAGGGCAGCTCCAGAAATGAGATAGAAAAAATACTTGATGAATTGGAAATCGACAAAAACAATATTTCAACTAAGTCGATAAGAGAATTAAAAAGAGAAGAAGAAAATAAAAAATAA
- the ppsA gene encoding phosphoenolpyruvate synthase, producing MSNYRYIKWFEEISKNDVGIVGGKGANLGELTNFGLPVPPGFCVTAQAYRDFVDHAHLQEKVKSIMKDLDVDDTKALTEAGEKIRSILTEAPIKKEIEEEIKKAYREFQERLGLKNPEVAVRSSATAEDLPDASFAGQQDTYLHISGEDELLSHARSCWASLWTARAIYYREKQSYDHFEVALSVVVQMMVKSEKSGVMFTANPITGDKSQIMINASWGLGEAVVSGTVTPDDYLIDKKTGKVLEKYIADKNSMVVDKTDGVGTEQRPVSEVLGAEYVSSECLNKDELKKLIEMGLLVESMYGNVQDTEWGFDKNTKKFYFLQSRPITTIKDTKINPDDYRKKDNKIANAEDKKEKIGEEKMLKKLVKGLPAAPGLGRGKVKNLIDLEDIDSIEDGDILVTVMTNPAMVPAMRKCAAVVTDEGGRTCHAAIVSRELGIPCIVGSKNATEVLKDGMIVTVDATRGVVFEGSVLEEDKKEESNKEVTRTTQVSFAPITATKIYMNLGQPDLADKYKDLPFDGIGLMRTEFIFTNMIGAHPLYLLKTGRGDFMVQKLAEGISKVAQTLYPKQVVVRMSDFRTNEFRDLEGGDEVEPHEENPMIGWRGVSRYVSPEYEQGFRLECQAIKKVREEYGLTNVVAMLPFVRTVEELRHVKEIMAEEGLSRSKNFKIWIMAEVPAVVFRAEEFAKEVDGFSIGSNDLTQLVMGADRDSEVLNNMGYFDERNEAVKEAIKIIIKACNKQGITCSICGQGPSQYPEFAEFLVESGITSISVNPDTVEYTRRLVASVEQKMILKKIRNL from the coding sequence ATGTCTAATTATAGATACATTAAATGGTTTGAAGAAATTTCTAAAAATGATGTAGGAATTGTTGGAGGCAAGGGAGCCAATCTCGGCGAACTTACAAATTTTGGTTTGCCAGTGCCACCAGGATTTTGTGTTACAGCACAAGCTTACAGAGATTTCGTAGACCATGCGCACCTACAAGAAAAAGTTAAATCCATTATGAAAGATTTAGATGTTGATGACACCAAGGCTCTCACAGAGGCTGGAGAAAAAATCAGAAGCATCTTGACAGAAGCACCAATAAAAAAAGAAATCGAAGAAGAAATAAAAAAAGCATATAGGGAATTTCAAGAAAGACTCGGCTTAAAAAATCCAGAAGTGGCAGTCAGATCATCAGCAACAGCCGAAGATTTGCCAGACGCATCATTCGCTGGACAACAAGACACCTACCTACATATAAGCGGAGAAGACGAACTTTTGAGCCATGCCAGATCCTGCTGGGCAAGCCTATGGACAGCAAGGGCAATATATTACAGAGAAAAGCAAAGCTATGATCATTTTGAAGTGGCCTTGTCGGTAGTAGTTCAAATGATGGTAAAAAGTGAGAAATCGGGAGTAATGTTTACGGCAAATCCAATAACAGGCGATAAGTCGCAAATCATGATAAATGCGTCCTGGGGCTTGGGAGAAGCTGTCGTATCAGGCACAGTTACACCAGATGACTACTTGATAGACAAAAAAACGGGCAAGGTGTTAGAAAAATATATAGCAGACAAAAACAGCATGGTAGTAGACAAAACAGACGGAGTTGGCACAGAGCAAAGGCCAGTTTCAGAAGTCTTGGGTGCAGAATATGTTTCATCAGAATGTCTAAATAAAGATGAGCTTAAAAAACTAATAGAAATGGGACTTCTAGTAGAGTCCATGTATGGCAATGTGCAAGACACAGAATGGGGCTTTGATAAAAACACCAAGAAGTTTTACTTCCTTCAATCAAGGCCTATAACCACTATAAAAGACACAAAGATAAATCCAGATGATTACAGAAAAAAAGATAATAAGATTGCAAATGCAGAAGATAAAAAAGAAAAAATAGGTGAAGAAAAAATGCTTAAAAAATTAGTCAAGGGTCTACCAGCAGCACCCGGCCTTGGAAGGGGTAAAGTAAAAAATCTCATAGACTTAGAAGATATAGACTCCATAGAAGACGGAGATATTCTCGTAACAGTGATGACCAACCCAGCCATGGTGCCAGCCATGAGAAAGTGCGCAGCAGTTGTCACAGATGAAGGCGGCAGGACTTGCCATGCAGCCATAGTCTCAAGAGAACTCGGCATCCCCTGCATAGTCGGAAGCAAAAATGCAACAGAAGTCTTAAAAGATGGCATGATAGTGACAGTAGATGCGACAAGAGGAGTTGTCTTTGAAGGCAGCGTGCTTGAAGAAGACAAAAAAGAAGAAAGCAACAAAGAAGTCACAAGAACTACTCAAGTAAGCTTCGCCCCAATCACAGCTACAAAAATTTACATGAACCTTGGCCAACCAGACTTGGCAGACAAATACAAAGACCTGCCCTTTGACGGCATTGGACTTATGAGAACAGAATTTATCTTCACCAACATGATAGGAGCTCATCCTCTCTATCTTTTAAAGACGGGTAGAGGAGACTTCATGGTTCAAAAACTGGCAGAAGGCATTTCTAAAGTTGCCCAAACCCTATATCCAAAACAAGTAGTTGTAAGAATGAGCGACTTTAGAACTAATGAATTTAGAGACCTTGAAGGCGGAGATGAAGTCGAGCCACATGAAGAAAACCCCATGATTGGATGGAGAGGTGTTTCAAGATATGTATCACCAGAGTATGAACAAGGCTTTAGACTGGAATGTCAAGCAATAAAAAAAGTCAGAGAAGAATACGGACTTACAAATGTTGTGGCAATGCTACCCTTCGTGAGAACTGTTGAAGAACTAAGACACGTAAAAGAAATAATGGCAGAAGAAGGACTTAGCAGAAGCAAAAACTTTAAAATTTGGATTATGGCAGAAGTCCCGGCAGTAGTATTTAGAGCTGAAGAATTTGCCAAAGAAGTAGACGGATTTTCAATCGGCTCAAATGATCTAACTCAACTAGTAATGGGCGCAGATAGAGACAGTGAAGTTTTAAACAACATGGGATATTTTGACGAGAGAAATGAAGCTGTAAAAGAAGCAATAAAAATAATCATAAAGGCCTGCAACAAGCAAGGCATCACCTGCTCAATATGCGGACAAGGCCCAAGCCAATATCCAGAATTTGCAGAATTTTTAGTAGAATCAGGCATCACATCCATAAGCGTAAACCCTGACACAGTAGAATACACAAGACGTCTGGTGGCATCAGTAGAACAAAAAATGATTCTAAAAAAGATAAGAAACCTATAA
- a CDS encoding DNA repair exonuclease, with protein sequence MRFIHAADFHLERTFKRAFLDPNVYEKRRRDLWRNFENTIDICNEKNVDFLFIAGDLFERESFSQKDQRRLLDLIASLEKTRLVIAPGNHDYIDKNSPYEEISKYAYVFMKDKHSYFDFEDLQVRVHGMGWRKDFYNKKFEIDEGLIHPSWKNILVLHTGVEDGNYLPVELKDLSKHFDYIALGHIHKAAELLPNAYYPGSPEGLSFKEAWHHGVIYFDEKSVNFLETSLRKIVDISLDCEGLSLKEIFRKIEDIVYKNKDDLIRIRLVGKSDFYYKEDFDKEIYQKAFYFEIISDLQPNYDLKKIYEANKDRALGSIIKKLADPKDALKQRALDLILKEIVGGGR encoded by the coding sequence ATGAGATTTATTCATGCAGCAGATTTTCACTTGGAAAGGACTTTTAAAAGAGCCTTCTTGGATCCAAATGTCTATGAAAAAAGAAGAAGGGATCTTTGGAGAAATTTCGAAAATACAATTGATATTTGCAATGAAAAAAATGTTGATTTTCTTTTTATAGCTGGAGATCTTTTCGAGAGGGAGTCCTTTTCGCAAAAAGACCAAAGAAGGCTACTCGATCTCATAGCAAGTTTAGAAAAGACCAGACTTGTAATAGCTCCTGGAAACCACGACTACATCGACAAGAACTCGCCCTATGAGGAGATTTCTAAATATGCCTATGTTTTTATGAAGGATAAACACTCCTACTTTGATTTTGAAGATTTGCAAGTGAGAGTCCATGGCATGGGCTGGAGAAAAGATTTTTATAATAAAAAATTTGAAATAGATGAAGGCTTGATTCATCCTAGTTGGAAAAATATCCTAGTCCTTCACACAGGCGTGGAAGATGGCAATTATCTACCTGTGGAGCTTAAAGATTTATCCAAGCATTTTGACTATATTGCCCTTGGTCATATTCACAAGGCGGCTGAACTTTTGCCAAATGCCTACTATCCCGGAAGCCCAGAGGGGCTTTCTTTTAAAGAGGCATGGCATCATGGGGTGATTTATTTTGACGAGAAAAGTGTGAACTTTCTTGAGACTTCACTTAGAAAAATCGTAGATATAAGTCTTGATTGCGAGGGTCTTAGCCTAAAAGAAATATTTAGAAAAATTGAAGATATAGTCTATAAAAATAAGGATGATTTAATAAGGATAAGACTTGTAGGAAAGAGTGATTTCTATTACAAAGAAGATTTCGATAAGGAAATTTACCAGAAGGCTTTTTATTTTGAAATAATATCTGATTTGCAGCCGAACTACGATCTTAAAAAAATCTATGAGGCCAACAAGGATAGGGCTCTTGGCTCAATAATAAAAAAATTAGCTGATCCAAAGGATGCTTTAAAACAAAGAGCCCTTGATCTCATCTTAAAAGAAATAGTAGGAGGGGGAAGATGA
- a CDS encoding metallophosphoesterase, which yields MIYAIADLHLDSLGQKPMDIFGANWINHDQKIFNAWKEIVGEDDLVLVPGDISWATKLEEAKDDLILIDRLPGKKIISKGNHDYWWSSLSKLNGLGLESIKFLNNNSFEYGNIRIFGTRAWSPKDSANFDKDDEKIFARELLRLKNSLGSIKKDGNYTICMLHYPPFNQDMSPNEFAEILEKEKIDLCIYGHLHADGHRFAVNGNINGVEYLCVASDYIDFKPVKIYE from the coding sequence ATGATTTATGCAATAGCAGATTTGCACCTGGACTCGCTCGGACAAAAGCCTATGGATATATTTGGGGCCAACTGGATAAATCATGATCAAAAGATTTTTAATGCTTGGAAGGAAATAGTAGGAGAAGATGATCTAGTACTAGTACCAGGGGATATCTCCTGGGCAACTAAACTAGAAGAAGCCAAAGATGATCTCATCTTAATAGACAGACTTCCAGGCAAAAAGATAATATCTAAGGGCAATCATGATTATTGGTGGTCAAGTCTATCCAAGCTAAATGGACTCGGGCTTGAATCCATAAAATTTTTAAACAACAATTCATTTGAATATGGAAATATAAGAATTTTCGGCACAAGGGCATGGTCGCCCAAGGACAGTGCGAATTTTGATAAAGATGATGAAAAAATTTTCGCCAGGGAACTTTTGCGCCTTAAAAACTCATTAGGCTCTATAAAAAAAGACGGCAACTACACTATTTGTATGCTACATTATCCGCCCTTTAACCAAGATATGAGTCCAAATGAATTTGCCGAGATATTAGAAAAAGAAAAAATTGATTTATGTATTTATGGCCACCTTCATGCAGATGGCCACAGGTTTGCAGTAAATGGAAACATAAACGGAGTGGAATATCTTTGTGTGGCTTCAGACTACATAGACTTTAAACCTGTAAAGATTTATGAATAA
- a CDS encoding fumarylacetoacetate hydrolase family protein: protein MKSKRMEFFSALYKGEEIFGLATDEKTINLKAAIKEIYDREIRNLSEFIEDYASFDIDVLLKRAEAIENFKSLELLAPISRPRRNPICVGKNYKEHVNEVKGLGPIIDIPKTPIYFSKLVYSTTGHGQDFIVDQDKADALDYEAELVIVIGKTCKNIKAKDARAHIFGFTCGNDFSQRRLQKLHDQWLMGKSLDGACAIGPSILKCDDFDYNNLNIRSYVNGQLRQENTTSNMIFPIEKLIENLSSILTLVPGDLIFTGTPAGVGAGFNPPKYLKNGDIVEVEIGNLGILKNRVVVRP from the coding sequence ATGAAGTCAAAAAGAATGGAGTTTTTTTCAGCTCTTTATAAGGGAGAAGAGATTTTCGGTTTGGCAACAGATGAAAAGACAATCAATTTAAAAGCTGCCATAAAAGAAATATATGACAGAGAAATTAGAAATCTCTCGGAGTTTATAGAAGACTATGCTTCTTTTGATATAGATGTTTTATTAAAAAGAGCGGAGGCAATAGAAAATTTTAAGAGTCTGGAGCTTTTGGCTCCCATATCTAGACCTCGCAGAAATCCTATTTGTGTCGGCAAAAATTACAAGGAGCATGTAAATGAGGTAAAGGGTCTTGGACCTATAATTGATATACCAAAGACGCCAATTTACTTTTCTAAGCTAGTTTATAGCACCACTGGTCATGGTCAAGATTTCATAGTTGACCAAGATAAGGCTGATGCTCTTGATTATGAGGCAGAGCTTGTAATAGTGATAGGAAAAACTTGTAAAAATATAAAAGCCAAAGATGCCAGAGCTCATATTTTTGGTTTCACTTGTGGAAATGACTTTTCTCAAAGAAGACTTCAAAAGCTACACGATCAGTGGCTCATGGGAAAGAGTTTAGATGGAGCTTGTGCCATAGGCCCATCCATTTTAAAATGTGATGACTTCGACTACAATAATTTGAATATAAGATCATATGTAAATGGTCAATTGCGTCAAGAAAATACCACATCAAATATGATTTTTCCAATAGAAAAGCTAATTGAAAATCTTTCTTCAATACTTACTCTAGTGCCAGGAGATCTAATATTTACGGGTACACCTGCAGGAGTCGGAGCAGGGTTTAATCCTCCCAAGTATCTAAAAAATGGTGATATAGTAGAAGTTGAAATTGGAAATTTAGGAATACTAAAGAATAGAGTTGTGGTAAGACCATGA
- a CDS encoding FeoB-associated Cys-rich membrane protein, which produces MNGPTIGIIVVLAIIVFLVIRYMIKNKSTCSCGCSSCHSTCNEEVPEKK; this is translated from the coding sequence ATGAACGGACCTACAATAGGTATTATAGTAGTATTGGCTATTATCGTATTTTTGGTAATAAGATACATGATAAAGAACAAGTCGACTTGCTCTTGCGGATGTTCATCTTGCCATTCTACTTGCAACGAAGAAGTACCAGAAAAAAAGTAG
- a CDS encoding AAA family ATPase, with protein MRLTKIKIKNFGKLKEKELPLSKGINVIYGANESGKSTCFSFIRGLFYGFSTSSKRRIFEEALDKYTPWTGGDFAGYIELEDGKNYRISKDFSKDKDSVLVLDLDKARDITDEIDLYRYSKVAQPGVAFFNMTKDLFESTVLFLNPATAADQKDEILEKLTNYYSSRDENFSIKEIREKLIKKLEDLGNERRKKTLIGRTSDKILELKTKLEDLKSMEDYLGEKEMLDFLISKRKVLENRLKNKEYLESQEIFEKVQLNTKKINALKYDLSKCDLNDYKDYENALELRLKIENLKEQIKDLQDKKIKDPSFDREFSLDYEDFDKLIKIYRGQGSHEILFEKSSAEEDKLVLNKTLKFCFFRLGISAALIFAALTSFILTKSSYPLLLILPALILGIFTVKKMKIYADSKKRNKKRLKNINAAVLKYEDERGLAKKKLMTLCKKYDFKSIEELASSFEEMKENEDKKRIKALSLEERKREEGLKIEKMKQEQKLYEDELKDILESKGLTDFEELRQIQERENPVQKLDSEIKLLLEKNKSILDGRVLKDLNKNYTRFEAPMECDFEKIRLLENKIGSQAEILKNQEKQMKLAQGINEGLDIFEENLEKLYFERDAILLALETLEDVDNEISKKSTPFFMQNLEEVYSEITKGRYEKIKMDENLNLIVFDKKADLYVKTSSLSSGSLYQLYFAFRLALLRAINKKLPMILDDGFIEYDDKRLGNLLKYLSEYERERQIIIFTHQKREEEVLKSLNISYNLLNLEEI; from the coding sequence ATGAGGCTTACAAAAATTAAAATTAAAAATTTTGGCAAGCTAAAAGAAAAAGAATTGCCCCTTTCTAAAGGGATAAATGTGATTTATGGAGCTAATGAATCTGGAAAGTCGACCTGCTTTTCTTTTATAAGAGGACTTTTCTATGGCTTTTCAACATCTTCAAAGAGGAGAATTTTTGAAGAAGCCTTAGACAAGTACACACCTTGGACTGGTGGGGATTTTGCCGGCTACATAGAATTAGAAGATGGGAAAAATTACAGGATATCTAAAGATTTTTCCAAAGACAAGGACTCGGTTTTAGTCTTAGATTTAGATAAAGCAAGAGATATCACAGATGAGATAGATCTTTATAGGTATTCCAAGGTGGCGCAACCTGGTGTGGCATTTTTTAATATGACTAAAGACCTCTTTGAATCCACGGTGCTTTTTCTAAATCCGGCGACAGCTGCAGATCAAAAAGATGAAATTTTAGAAAAATTGACCAACTACTATTCTAGCAGGGATGAGAATTTTTCCATAAAAGAAATAAGGGAAAAACTCATAAAAAAACTAGAGGACTTGGGCAACGAGAGAAGAAAGAAGACCCTTATAGGTAGAACCAGCGATAAAATTTTAGAATTAAAAACTAAGCTAGAAGATTTAAAGAGCATGGAAGATTATCTTGGCGAAAAGGAAATGCTGGACTTTCTCATAAGTAAGAGAAAGGTCCTTGAAAATCGCCTGAAAAATAAAGAGTATCTAGAATCGCAAGAAATTTTTGAAAAAGTACAGCTCAACACCAAAAAAATAAATGCTTTGAAATATGACTTGTCAAAGTGTGATTTAAACGACTACAAGGACTATGAAAATGCTCTTGAATTGCGTTTGAAGATAGAAAATCTCAAAGAGCAGATAAAAGACTTACAAGATAAAAAGATAAAAGACCCCTCATTTGACAGGGAGTTTTCTTTAGATTATGAGGACTTTGACAAGCTCATAAAGATATATAGAGGTCAAGGCAGTCATGAGATTTTATTTGAGAAGTCATCAGCAGAAGAGGACAAGTTAGTCTTAAATAAGACCTTAAAATTTTGCTTTTTTAGACTTGGAATCTCAGCAGCACTTATTTTTGCAGCCCTTACTTCCTTTATCCTAACTAAGTCCTCTTATCCTCTTTTATTAATATTGCCAGCCTTGATTTTGGGAATTTTCACAGTCAAAAAGATGAAAATATATGCAGATAGCAAAAAAAGAAACAAAAAAAGACTAAAAAACATCAATGCCGCAGTCTTAAAATATGAGGACGAAAGAGGACTTGCCAAGAAAAAACTCATGACTCTTTGCAAAAAATATGATTTCAAAAGCATCGAAGAACTGGCAAGTTCTTTTGAAGAAATGAAAGAGAATGAGGACAAAAAAAGGATAAAAGCCCTAAGCCTTGAAGAAAGAAAGAGGGAAGAAGGCTTAAAAATCGAAAAGATGAAGCAGGAACAAAAGCTCTATGAAGATGAACTCAAAGACATTTTAGAATCTAAGGGCTTGACAGATTTCGAAGAATTAAGACAAATTCAAGAAAGAGAAAATCCTGTGCAAAAGCTAGATAGTGAGATAAAGCTTTTGTTAGAAAAAAATAAGTCCATTCTAGATGGCAGAGTTTTGAAAGATCTCAACAAAAATTACACCCGATTTGAGGCTCCTATGGAATGTGACTTTGAAAAAATTAGACTTTTAGAAAACAAAATAGGCAGTCAGGCTGAAATTTTAAAAAATCAAGAAAAGCAGATGAAACTAGCGCAAGGCATAAATGAGGGATTGGACATATTCGAAGAAAATCTCGAAAAATTATATTTTGAAAGAGATGCTATCTTGCTTGCCCTTGAAACCTTGGAAGATGTGGATAATGAAATCTCAAAAAAATCCACGCCATTTTTCATGCAAAATTTAGAAGAGGTCTATTCTGAAATCACCAAAGGAAGATACGAAAAAATAAAGATGGACGAGAATCTCAACCTCATAGTGTTTGACAAAAAAGCGGACCTATATGTAAAGACCTCATCACTTTCAAGCGGAAGTCTCTACCAGCTTTATTTCGCCTTCAGGCTTGCCCTTTTAAGAGCAATAAATAAAAAGCTACCCATGATTTTGGACGATGGTTTTATAGAATATGACGACAAAAGGCTTGGAAACCTCTTGAAATATTTGAGTGAGTACGAAAGAGAAAGGCAAATTATAATTTTCACCCATCAAAAAAGAGAAGAAGAAGTCTTAAAAAGTTTGAATATAAGCTATAATCTTTTGAATTTGGAGGAGATATGA